In Candidatus Woesearchaeota archaeon, the DNA window TTCTAATGACTATGCTTTTCGTAAAAGGGCTGGATCAGTTACTTCAGATTATACAAATTTAGAGTTTCCATTCATGAACTACTATAACCCACAAGTGGTAAACCCTGATACTGATAGATTCTATTGGAATCATATTGCTAATATAGAGGGTATATATAGTTCTGAACTTGGAAGAAAGATAAGGGTAGTTCCATTAAGAATTGAATATGAATCATCGATATGGTTTAACTCGGCTTTTGATTTACAGTATGCAATGTCTAGACTCAATAATAATGATTCTAATGAAACGGTGGTATATGCTACTGTTACTACTACTGATGGACAAGATATTACTATTCCTATGTTTTTGGGGTATAACTTTTCTGATAATGTATATCAGGAAGATGATTTTTTAGAACAAAATAGAATTTACAATCAAGGAATTAATTTTACAGTGGATCTAGTTATGCTATATGATGATAGCCCTGTATCTATTACTGATGAAATTATTTTTAATTTTCTAAGTAGTAAAAATCTTGATACTAGTGATCCTATAAACTCTGATCCACAAAAGTTATTAACACAATATTTTACAGAGGGTGATTTAACATGAACATAATACAAGATTATTTAGATAATGAAAAATATACTTTAGATCAATTAACTGAATCTTTACTATTAGAAAACAAAGAGAATACCTATGATCCTAAAACTCCCTATACTGTTAGATTCTCTAAAGGGGAAGTTACGTTTGATAATCTAAATGGTGCTGGTCATGTTCCGATGAATCAAGATGTAAATTATTTTGGTTATACGATGTTTATGTATCCTATGGATTTTTTAGATCTTGCTACTCCTATGAGTGAAAAATCAGAACCTTTTATCGATCAATCTATAGGTACACCCTTCTTATTTGTGAGCTATAATGAAGAGACTGGTTTATGGGAAGTAGAAGGACATGAGGGTAGACATAGAGTATCTGCAATTATAGAATCTTTAGGTAAAGAAAGAAGAATTCCAGTACATTGTTTTATAAAGAGACATGATGATTGGAAAAAAGGTAATGTTCCCATAGAAACCTTTAGTGATACTATGATTTCTGAAAGAGGTAGTCTATATAAGTTTCGTGGTACAGTTAAAATAAAAATTGGAAAAGATAGCCCATTTATACCTATTGAATATAAAAAACCTGAAAACAAAAATAGTGATCCTCTTTATGATATTGTTAATAGCTTTTCTGAAGCAAGATCAAGAAGAAACTATAACAGACCCCCTAGAGAAGAGTTAGAAACTAATAGAGGTAAGAATAGAGATATGAACAAAGATACTTATGCTTTAAGAAGGAAAGTAATGGAGTATGTTTATAGAGCTAAAGACTTATTGAAAGATAAATTACCTAGAATTAATGTTAGGATCATAGATAGGTCAGAAGATGCAGAAAAGAGAGGGGTTTTAGGTGTTGCTGGAATGAATGAGACTGTTGTGTTATGGATACCAGCTTCTACTTTAGATGGATCTGAAGAAGAAATACACTATGTAGTTTTTCATGAGATTTTACATACTGCTTTTGGTTTAGGTCATGATGATAATAAGAAGGGACTTATGGGTAGATACATACAAAATTTATCTAATAAAGAGATTGATAAACGATTCTTAGATCATATTAATAATCTATAAATTTATAATAAACCTTTTATTTTTCTTTTAACTATATAAGTAGAAATTAAAAGAAAAATCTAATAAGAAGAGGTAAATATTATGAGTTGGAGAATTCAAACTAATTTAGTAGATAACTCAAAAACTGTTTCTTTAGAAACTGGTGCTTTGGGTTATACTTCAATAATGGCTCAAAAAGGACCAAATGTACCAGTTAAATTAGCTAATGGTGCTAGTAAAGATGCACTGGAACTTTTTGGCTATCCAAATAGCTCTTATTCTGGTGTTCAGGATGTAATTGATTATTTAGGAAGTTCAGGTGAACTCTATGTGATAGCTCCTACTAGTGGAGTTGGTGAAAAATATGGTGGTATACTGGTAAGAGAATCTGGTACAGAACAATTTGTTGTTGGTCAAGAAGAAAATGGTGATCTATTTGATTTTACTATTATTGACGCTGAAGAAACTATTGGTACAGGTGATGGTGTTGAAACTATTTTTACTGCTACAGTAGTTAACCCTACTGAATATAATAATAATACTATTGTTGTAAAGGTTGATGGTGTAGAGTTAACTACTTATGCTGTTACTGATGCTGAACCTGAAGTGATTTCTGCTGATGAATTAACCTCTGGTTCTTATACAAGAGCTACTGGTGAGATTAGTTTAGAGTTTATTAGTGCTGTAGCTGATGGTGCTATAATTACTGTAGAATATACTTATGATGCTTCTGCTGATACATACTTCGCACTGTTTGACAAATATCCTTCTCCTGATGAAGATAAAGCTGTACTTATTACCGATGTAGATAGTACAGGAACTTTTTCAGTAGCTGTATATCTTAAAGATGCTAATGGAAATTGGTATGAAAAATCTGATTCACCTTTAATTCTTTCAGTGGTAGCTGGTGCTAAAGATGCTTCTGGTGTAAATATTGATGCCGAGGTTGTATTAGAAGATAATAACTTTTTTGCTGTTCAGGTTAATAATAGAACCTTTACTACATTTACTGAGGACACTACCTATGTTACTCTAAAAGGTGGTAATCGTGGTGATGATCCTGATGATGCTGATCTTGCTAGTGGTTATACTTTTGCACAAGATGAAAATACTTATCCTGTTAATCTCTTCTTTGATACTACTGCTGAAGGAACTGTAGCTACTGTTTTGGAAACAATCAGAAATAACTATAATAAATATGCTAGAATTATTCTTCCTACTATTAGTCAGACTCCTACTGCTCATTTAGCTGAGCCTTCTATTTCAAAAAATAGTATTGATGATCGAGGTATTTATTTTTATGTTTTACATTGGGGTATTCATAAAGATTTATATAATGGTTCTTCTTTCCTATGTTCTAATATGGGTTTAATTGCTGGTAAACACGCTGATATTATTCAGAATGGTTATGGTGGTTATAGTCCATCATGGATTGATGAAGCTGGCTTTGGTGGTCAGTTAGGATCAAGTATTATATCGTTTACTTATGGTGCTACTGAAGATGAACTAAGACAATTACAGACTGTTAGACTTAATCCAGTAGTCAAAGATTTTAATTATGGTTCTATTATTAAGGCTTCTAGGACTTCTTTAAGTGTAGAAAGCGATTATAGCTATATTGAACACTCGGGTCTTGCTGATTATATTCTTAGAACTGCTGTTAAACAAATCTTTCCCTTTGTAATCAAAAAGCCTAATGATAACGCTCATAGGGCACAGGTTCAAGCTTCTTTACAGACACTAGGTTCTACAGTAGGTATACTATTGGATGATTTTGTAAGTAAGTGTGATAGATATAATAATACGGATGAAATATTAAACCAGAAGAAGTTTGTAGCTACTCTTGGTGTAAGATTCACCCCATTTTCAAAGCTTATAAAATTTAATCTCGTTAACAGTAGATTTGGTTTAGACATTGAAGAATCTATTGCCTAATTAACTAAAATATTAAAGAGAGAAGATATAATAACAATATCTTCTCTCTTTTTGAACCTAAACAAGGAGATATAATGCAGAATAATGATGTTCAACTATTAAAAATAACTTTTATAGAAAAAGCAAAAAATTTATTTCAGGATAGATTTGATTATTCTTTGATAGAAGACTATAAAAATTATTTTACTCCTATTAAACTAAAATGTAAAAAGCATAAAAAAGATTTTATAGTTAAACCTACTAACCACATTAATGCAAAATATAATACAGGTGCTTGTCCTGAGTGTCAGCAATATAGTATAGATAAAAGAAAAAAAGAAAGAGGAAAACATATATTTATTACTAAAGCTAAAGAAAAATTTGGTAATAAATATGACTATAGTTTAGTTGATTATCTAAATGATAAAACTCCTGTAAAAATAGTATGTCCTGAACATGGAATATTTGAATATACTCCTCATCAACATATACATACTCATCATGGTTGTCCACAGTGTGCATTAATAATAAGATCAAGTCGAAAAACAAAAACAAAAGAACAATTTATTAAGGAAGCAAAAGAAATACATGGAAATGATTATGATTATTCTAAAGTAGATTATATAAATTGTGATAAAAAAATAAAAATTTATTGTAAAAGATGTAAGAAGTATTTTTATATGACTCCAACTTCACATATATCTAATAAGCAAGGGTGTGGTCACTGTCGATACGAACGAAGAAAACAACATAATTTAGTTTCAGTAGAAGAATTTATTATAAAAAGTAATAAAGAACATAATAATGAATATGATTATAGTCTAGTAGATTTTAAGGTACTTACTGAAAAAGTACAGATTAAATGTAAAAAACATAACTATATTTTCTGGCAGATAGCTTCTAACCACATGAACAATGGTGCTAGATGCCCTAAATGTAATAATACTATATCTAAAAATGAATATAAGATTGAGTTATTTTAAAAAAAAATAGGTATATATCACGAAATGCAAAAGACTTTTGAAGATTGTAAAAAGATTAATGTTCTACCTTTTGATTTTTCAATATATAAAGACAAATCTAAAGAAAACTTATTAGGACTTATAGAATATGATGGTGAACAACATTTTCATGAAGTAACTATTTTTGGTTCCTTAGATAGAATAAAAGAGAATGACTTAATTAAAACAAATTATTGTAAAGAAAAAAATATACCTTTATTAAGAATATCTTATTTGGAACAGAATAATATAGAAAATATGATTACAACCTTTTTAAAAGACAGTAACTATTATAATAAGAAAAATAAATTATTGATTGAGAGGTAAATAATATGTCTATAAAAATTATACAACAATTCACTGAAGATGCTTTAGCTAACCAGTTTGAATTAACTCTTCCACCTTTTCCTGGTGTAAGGGATTTAGCACAAACCAATTTAAGGTTATTGACGATTGATATTCCTGAGTATTCTATTGGTCTATATGAAATTACAAAGAATGGTACTAAATTTCAAAGACGTTCTGGAATGTCTGAAGTGCCTACAGAGTTCTCATTCTCCTTTAGAGTAGATAGGAACTATGATATTTATCTAGGTTTTTTAACTTGGTTACGTTTGTGTAGGGACTCTGTTACTGGTGTAATGGCTCCTGAAAGTGTTATCAGATTTCCTATTTCTGTAGCTCCTGTGGATACTGGTGGAAATCAACTTTCTAACGGTTGGATTTTTCAAGGGTGTTTTCCTTCTAATATGTCTGGATTAACTTTTGATGAAGACTCTGGTGATCCTTTGACTGTAGATATAACCATGCAAATGCTAGGTTATGACCCTGTAATACTGTAAGTTAAAAGAGGATATTCTTATGCCTATACCTAAACCAGAAAAAGACGAAAAAAAGAATGATTTTATTAGTCGCTGTATGAAAAAGATAGGTAATGAATATCCTCAAAAACAGGCTCTTGCTATATGTTATAATGCTTGGGAAAATAAAAAAGAATCCTTTGATAATAAAATTAAAGGGTTCTTAAATGATAACTATACCGTAGAGGAATTAATTAAACATCTATTGGAGGAATAACTAAGTGAGTCTACAAGATATTCTTGAACAAAGAACCCATGAATGGAAACAAAAAAACTTTGATATCCACATAGACATGGTAGGAAATGAAGTCAATGCTATAGCTTTAACAGAACAAGAAATAAATCATTATGGAGATGTAGAAATAACTCTAGGAACTAATGATATTATTACTGCTTATATTGATTTTCCTGATAATGAAATACCTATAACTTTTGAAACTGCTAATCAAACAGAATCTCATTTTCATCTATATGATGTTCTTCCTATAGAAGGATATTTTAAATTTGTAGATAGTGTTAAAGTAGGACAAATTATTATATTTAAGGTGAACTTACCTAACAGTGACAATACAAATAAACAACTAATAGCTCTACAAATTTTAAAGCCTAGAGTGAGAGCTATGAAATATGTCACTTGGAGAAAATTTACTTTAGCACCTTATACTCTACCTATAGAGAAATATCCAGAACTTAAAACTATTTTAGATGATTTATTAGCTTCTTAACTGTGAATTAAGTAGCTATGTTTATAGTTGATAGGTAGTTTAAGCGATAAAAAGATAAATAATCTTTTTATACTGGGAAAATGCTATGTAAAGAGTAATTCCTTTAATAGTGATGTTAGTTCAAATCTAGCCCTATCAGATACTTGACAATATCTTCCTCATTCATTATACTACTATGAGGTGGCATAAATAGTGTATAAACATATAAAACATAAAAATAATAATTGTGCTATATTTGATGAATCTGGACAACAGCTTTCAGATTGGTGGTATGATATTTACCTTGAGGGATTAGTTGATGGAACTTCCAGTGAATATAGAATTTGTTCAGAAGAAGGTGAAAGAAGAACACTAATTTTTGATAGAACAAAATTTATCATGGATCAACTAAAGGAAAAAATGAAATGAAATATAATATAAGAATAAATGACGATGAAAAAAAAGCAATTTTTGATGAAACTGGAAAACAAATTTCAGATTGGTGGTATGTTGTTTATCCAGATGGTTTAGTTAATGAACAATCTGATTTTTATATTGTTCTAAATGATAATGATCAAGAAGCAATTTTTCATAAATCAGGAATTCAAATTTCAGAGTGGTGGGTATATATATATACTCTTGGATTAATTAGTGGAACCTCCAATGAATATATAGTAGACACTAAAATAAATAAATATAAAACCTTGACTTTTGATAGAACAAAGTTTATCATGAATCAAATAAAGGAGAAATTAAAATGAATAATATTAGAAAAATGATGGTGCTAGCTTTTTATATTATAAGCTTTCTACTACTACTAGCTATGGTAGCTTTTGGTTTAAATAATATAACTAATGTAGAAGAATCAGAACTACAAAATGATTCAGAGTTAACTATATCTACACTCTCTTATTCTCAGACTTTTATAGCGGTAATACCTGAAGAATATCAAGAGATTGTTATAGATTTACATTATCGATATCCGATTGTTCCATTAGAATATATCTATGGTATTATTACTGTAGAGTCTAAGTGGGATCATACTACAGTGAGTAATCAAAATAGTAATGGTACTTATGATTATGGACTAGTACAGGCTAATTCACAGTATATAGACTATTTTGGTGAAACATTCTTTGATGGAGAGTTTGACCCTTTTTGTCCTGAGCAATCTATTGAATTTTGTTTTATGTATATGGACAGTTTAATTAATAGATTAAACTATGATATGAAAGGTGCGGTTATGTCATATAATATTGGTATAAATGCTTATCTTGCTGGTAATAAATTAGAACAGGGGGAATACTACTATGGTAAAGTAATAAGGGAGATTGAAAATTATTCTGTAAGTTCAGAAAGCCTTATTAATCTGGCTTTAACTATTCAAAGGTAAACTAAAAAAAGAGAGGTTTAAATAAAGTGAGATCTTCCAAACAAGAAGTAGAAACTGAAGTGGTAGTAGAACTACAATTATGTAGTGTTTGTGATAAAGAACTAGACGATAGTGAATATGATCTATGTGATATTTGTGAAGAGATTTATTATGAGTGGGATTATTAAAATCTATGGAGGTAGATATGGAAGCAAAGCATAACAGCTTAAAAGAAGTTCCTAAGTATTTTGCTAAAAGTAAAAGACAAATGGAAAAAGATATTATTAGATATTTCTATAATAAGGAACAAACTGATAAAATTGTTCAAGGGGAGTTCTATATGCTCCTTAAAGAAATGCAGGGATATATAGATAGACTTGTAGTAGAACAAGAACAAGCCTTAGTAGATGATTTTAATATTGTTGAAAATACTATTTATCTTAATGACTATAAAAAGAAAATTTTCTATGATGATGAAGCAAAATGGATTTTTATTAGTGATATGAACAGTAAAGATTTTAGGAAAATGGTAGATGAAAGGAATAGCTAGACCTTTCCCTGATAGAGGTTACTATATGGGAAACCCTCTGGAAACAGGGGGTACTTCCATTCAGGGTAGTGTTGCTCCAGCTATAAGATTCTTATATGAAAAAGGTTATTTTAATAATAAAACTGTATTAGACTATGGTGCTGGTAAATATGGTAGAAATGCTGAGTTTCTTAGAGAACAAGGTTTAACCGTATATGCCTATGACCCTTATAATGGTAGCTCCTGTGATGGTTATGAAATAGGATGTGTTTCTAACAGTCTACCTAAAGAGAAGTTTGATATTGGATTTACTTCTTTTGTACTGAATGTAGTTCCTATTGAGATTGAAAAAGACATTATTGCTGATGTAGAAAAAGTATGTAAAGAAGTATTCCATACTACAAGGAATAAAGATATTTTTGAATCTATTAAAAATGCAGTAATTAGA includes these proteins:
- a CDS encoding DUF723 domain-containing protein yields the protein MQNNDVQLLKITFIEKAKNLFQDRFDYSLIEDYKNYFTPIKLKCKKHKKDFIVKPTNHINAKYNTGACPECQQYSIDKRKKERGKHIFITKAKEKFGNKYDYSLVDYLNDKTPVKIVCPEHGIFEYTPHQHIHTHHGCPQCALIIRSSRKTKTKEQFIKEAKEIHGNDYDYSKVDYINCDKKIKIYCKRCKKYFYMTPTSHISNKQGCGHCRYERRKQHNLVSVEEFIIKSNKEHNNEYDYSLVDFKVLTEKVQIKCKKHNYIFWQIASNHMNNGARCPKCNNTISKNEYKIELF
- a CDS encoding transglycosylase SLT domain-containing protein — protein: MNNIRKMMVLAFYIISFLLLLAMVAFGLNNITNVEESELQNDSELTISTLSYSQTFIAVIPEEYQEIVIDLHYRYPIVPLEYIYGIITVESKWDHTTVSNQNSNGTYDYGLVQANSQYIDYFGETFFDGEFDPFCPEQSIEFCFMYMDSLINRLNYDMKGAVMSYNIGINAYLAGNKLEQGEYYYGKVIREIENYSVSSESLINLALTIQR